From the genome of Elusimicrobium sp., one region includes:
- a CDS encoding tyrosine recombinase XerC, whose protein sequence is MQKWVEDFLVHLENKNFSAHTIRGYRADLNDFLLFCKQRGWNDLGALTPARIRQFLASVQTGKDPARNTVLRKIAALRSLAAYLMTQGKLAVNPFKLLPAPKRQKILPKFLTEPETERLLDTAAQSKKFAPRDKALFELMYSSGLRRSEVTGLKIKDVNYFNGVVKVLGKGNKERLVPVTDAALQAIKDYLASRPNPQPEDALFLNNKGKPLTGDGLAYIFKNTAISAHLARKVTPHSLRHSFATHLLNNGCDLRSLQEMLGHSSLAATQVYTHVSLEKLKNVYRQAHPKSKEI, encoded by the coding sequence ATGCAAAAATGGGTGGAAGATTTCCTCGTACATTTAGAGAATAAAAATTTTTCTGCCCATACCATACGGGGCTACCGCGCAGACTTAAACGATTTTTTGCTCTTTTGTAAACAACGCGGTTGGAACGATTTGGGGGCTCTTACCCCGGCACGGATTCGCCAATTTTTGGCCTCCGTACAAACAGGGAAAGACCCCGCACGCAATACGGTACTTCGCAAAATAGCGGCCCTGCGCAGTTTGGCTGCCTATTTGATGACGCAAGGCAAATTAGCGGTCAACCCGTTCAAACTGCTCCCGGCTCCCAAACGGCAAAAAATTTTGCCCAAGTTTTTAACCGAACCGGAAACCGAGCGTTTGCTGGATACGGCAGCGCAAAGTAAAAAATTTGCTCCGCGCGACAAAGCCCTCTTTGAACTGATGTACTCCAGCGGGTTGCGCCGAAGTGAAGTAACCGGGCTTAAAATAAAAGATGTAAACTATTTTAACGGGGTTGTGAAGGTATTGGGAAAAGGCAACAAAGAACGGCTGGTGCCCGTAACGGATGCGGCGTTGCAAGCCATTAAAGATTATTTAGCCTCCAGGCCGAACCCGCAACCGGAAGATGCACTTTTTTTGAACAACAAAGGCAAACCCCTTACCGGAGACGGACTTGCCTATATTTTTAAGAACACGGCCATTTCGGCCCATTTGGCGCGCAAAGTTACGCCGCACAGTTTGCGCCACTCGTTTGCTACCCACTTATTAAACAACGGGTGCGATTTGAGAAGTTTGCAGGAAATGTTGGGCCACAGCAGTTTGGCGGCTACGCAGGTTTATACACATGTGTCGCTTGAAAAACTAAAAAATGTGTATAGGCAGGCTCATCCTAAAAGCAAGGAGATTTAA
- the topA gene encoding type I DNA topoisomerase — MATTNVKGKKLVIVESPTKQKTISKILGNDFIVRSSFGHVRDLPSKDIGVDIDHGFAPTYVPVDRAKRLIAELSAVAKNASEIYLATDPDREGEAIAWHLVELLKLPKERYQRIFFHEITPTAIQESFAHARKIDDNLVNAQQARRILDRIVGYKLSPLLWRKITSGLSAGRVQSVAVRLLAERAKEIAEFKEQEYWTIGAQFEKPQTAPKFWARVTKWQGKNVEQSTTYHLFAEDYKVKNTVFDKPEKLAPLSDILRKGPNTVTKVEKKEVKQKPKPPFITSSMQQDAYNKLGFASQKTMMTAQHLYEGIEISGQTVGLITYMRTDSFNVSKLLQDQTKKFIGEKYGAQFVPAKQPVYKSKVKGAQEAHEAIHPTDVRRTPQLMKPYLTADQYKLYELIWLRFVASQMAEAIFNTVSIDIAAGEKQECILRATGRTVKFPGYLSIYKDQDDEEDNNKEDGSALLPALEEGDTLTLLELQTKPHKTTPPPCYNEASLIKTLEKHGIGRPSTYAPTIKTILDRKYIARQPKSSKLVATDLGITVTESLKDFFKEIMDLSYTAGVEEQLDKVAEGAEQWVGLLSGFYNNFKKELELADKGMQRPGAQKTDEKCPVCGQMMLKKRSRFGEYLVCSDENCKGKVNLSSSGEKVQPQETGEKCEKCGAPMVIRMGRRGKFLACSAYPKCKNTYSLDAEGNKVASAGPIVTDRMCEKCGKPMVLRNSKRGEFLGCSGYPKCKTIVTVTPQEIEQFKAAHEAKQAEK, encoded by the coding sequence ATTTTAGGAAACGATTTTATTGTACGCAGTTCTTTTGGCCATGTGCGCGACTTGCCCTCCAAAGATATCGGAGTGGATATCGACCACGGCTTTGCCCCCACTTATGTGCCGGTAGACCGCGCCAAACGCTTAATTGCCGAATTATCCGCCGTAGCCAAAAATGCCAGCGAAATTTATCTCGCTACCGACCCTGACCGTGAAGGAGAAGCCATCGCGTGGCATTTGGTGGAACTCTTAAAACTCCCCAAAGAACGCTACCAACGCATTTTCTTTCACGAAATTACCCCCACCGCTATTCAGGAATCTTTTGCCCATGCGCGCAAAATTGACGACAACCTTGTGAACGCCCAACAAGCCCGCCGTATTTTGGATCGCATTGTGGGTTACAAACTTTCCCCGCTTTTGTGGCGCAAAATTACTTCCGGTCTTTCTGCCGGGCGTGTGCAATCGGTAGCCGTCCGCCTGTTGGCCGAACGCGCCAAAGAAATCGCCGAATTCAAAGAACAAGAATACTGGACTATCGGCGCCCAATTCGAAAAACCGCAAACCGCCCCCAAATTTTGGGCGCGCGTAACCAAATGGCAAGGGAAAAATGTGGAACAATCTACCACCTATCATTTGTTTGCGGAAGATTACAAAGTTAAAAATACCGTTTTTGATAAACCGGAAAAGTTGGCCCCCCTTTCCGACATTTTGCGCAAAGGCCCTAACACCGTTACCAAAGTAGAGAAAAAAGAAGTTAAACAAAAACCCAAACCGCCCTTTATTACCAGTTCCATGCAACAGGACGCCTACAACAAATTGGGTTTTGCCTCTCAAAAAACCATGATGACGGCCCAACACCTCTACGAAGGTATCGAAATTTCCGGGCAAACCGTCGGTTTGATTACCTACATGCGTACGGACTCGTTCAATGTGTCCAAACTCTTGCAAGATCAAACCAAAAAATTTATCGGCGAAAAATACGGCGCGCAATTTGTGCCCGCCAAACAACCTGTTTACAAAAGCAAGGTAAAAGGTGCGCAGGAAGCTCACGAGGCTATCCACCCCACCGATGTGCGCCGCACCCCGCAACTGATGAAACCTTACTTGACCGCCGACCAATACAAACTTTATGAACTGATTTGGTTGCGTTTCGTAGCCAGCCAAATGGCCGAAGCGATTTTCAATACCGTGTCCATCGATATTGCCGCCGGAGAAAAACAAGAATGTATCCTGCGTGCTACGGGCCGCACGGTCAAATTCCCGGGTTACTTGTCCATTTATAAAGACCAAGACGACGAAGAAGACAATAATAAAGAGGACGGAAGTGCGTTATTGCCCGCTTTGGAAGAAGGGGATACTTTAACCCTGTTAGAATTACAAACAAAACCCCACAAAACCACGCCGCCTCCGTGCTACAACGAAGCCAGTTTGATTAAAACGCTCGAAAAACACGGCATAGGCCGTCCGTCCACTTACGCCCCTACTATCAAAACGATTTTAGACCGCAAGTATATCGCCCGCCAACCCAAAAGCAGCAAACTCGTGGCGACGGACTTGGGCATCACCGTAACGGAAAGTTTGAAAGACTTTTTCAAAGAAATTATGGATCTTTCCTACACGGCCGGAGTAGAAGAACAATTGGATAAAGTGGCAGAAGGGGCCGAACAATGGGTAGGGCTTTTATCCGGGTTCTACAACAATTTCAAAAAAGAACTTGAACTTGCCGATAAAGGCATGCAACGCCCCGGCGCACAAAAAACGGACGAAAAATGTCCTGTCTGCGGACAAATGATGCTCAAAAAGCGCAGCCGCTTCGGGGAATACCTGGTTTGCAGTGACGAAAACTGCAAAGGTAAAGTAAACCTCAGCAGTTCCGGGGAAAAAGTACAGCCCCAGGAAACCGGGGAAAAATGCGAAAAATGCGGCGCGCCCATGGTAATTCGCATGGGACGACGCGGAAAATTTTTAGCCTGCTCGGCTTATCCGAAATGCAAAAACACCTATTCGCTCGATGCGGAAGGGAACAAAGTGGCTTCTGCAGGGCCGATTGTAACGGACCGCATGTGCGAAAAATGCGGGAAACCCATGGTACTTCGCAACTCCAAACGCGGGGAATTTTTGGGTTGTTCCGGTTACCCGAAATGTAAAACCATCGTAACCGTAACCCCGCAGGAAATCGAGCAGTTCAAAGCCGCACACGAGGCCAAACAAGCGGAAAAATAA